The segment CATaccttttaactttttttgtaatattaaggcataaccataactttttgGAGAACAAAACCCAATTCTTAAAGAATCTATTTTccttaaaatcaataccaaagtATTACTCTCAAGTTACAAAATTTGGTCatctattattatatataaatgtatgataGTGCAATCTTTAATGCTTCAATAGAGACATTGTTTTGAATCGTATCTCTTATACATATAGTTTCTAAgataagaattaaataaaatattatctcaatTTAGAAGTACCTTAGTTTCTAGGTTTCTTGGCTGGCTCATGCCACGTGAAGTTGTTAAAAATgattccaaccctgagttaccagttttaagcttaactttctgttaccaaagTTACAACTTTTCACCATatccaataacttataagccaataatcttGGGAAGCATATTTATACACCTTTAAGactagtcagaaaccaaatgaagcagctacacaaatcttataaatgcaGACCAATCaaggaatttttatttatcttagctaaaattttaagagaaaaagcactttgttATTTAttgaacccaataatcacaacTGCAGAGGTTTTTTTTAGGAAGAAACAACTGTTAGCTTCTTTGTCTTAGGAATTAAGCTGTTGATGCTTTCTTAAAAGCAGCTTTCAGCAGAACTTCCATTTGCTGTTTTTTCCTCCTGGCTAAATGTGGGGtgcaacttaaatcagcctctGCTGTGTACCCTGAGATTGAATCAGGAGATGGATAGCCAGCAGATaaggtttttaaacatttttttctttttaacctgaAACATAGAATGACAATCATTCAGACCACAAGtcaaaaacagacataaattgaCATGTAGACAGATCAGGGAACTGACTATAACACAGAGAAGGTAGAAGATTTGATGTAATCAAGACCAGGGATTTCTCCTGTATGAGCCATAGAGAGAGGAAGACGTCTCTTTGTCTCTAggatagctctgaaatccattttctttctcttttgatctttctttctcatgtcatttgttTGTATCCCtctactttatatattatatgtatatattatatgcatatatgtgtgtatatatatacacatatatgtatgtacacatatatattgtgtatatatgtatattgttttgtttttgtattttaccatttttattttatttatgccctaTTCCTCTCACCTAATGTAGTTCTTTAACTACGGACAGTTGCCTATTTGAAGTTTCCTATCCTAATCGTTTCTGTCAACCCCTAAGTGAGATCATCATCTGGCCAGTGCTGTCTCAGCTTAGCCGGTATCCTCCTGCACCTACAGCAACACTTccaaaagatgaaattttaaGACTAGCGCTAGTGTCAATACTCTAAGTTGCTTACCATGCGGGATGGTATACCATTTTCTTCCGTTTTCTGCGGAGCTCCGCCCAAGGCAGTGCTGCTCCCTGACAATCCTCTCCTGTTCAAGCCCCACGTTGGGTACCACGTGTAGCCGCCAGCAGCTATGCAaactgaaagagaggcaggggtctGGGGGGAAAATAGAGGAATCGGACTGTGAGaaaaataaccagaccaagtcaaagggttcggatcaaggtccaatgtgtattttaggatctgagaatatataggcaggaaagcccatcccccagtaagccaggattttgtggcctaattagcatcttgttgttctgtctggAAGGCAGGTGAAGAAGCTCAGCAGGGTGTGGCTTCTAGCAGGAACTTCACttcagggagaggcagagaagcagcaggacaaaagggctttctttaatctcaggaactccacccaagtgggctagctgctctgtggcaaggacaaggtccGGTTCATCCCTCTTGAaccgaaaaaccaaccaaacaaacaaacaaagaaaaaaaaaaaacctaaccaaccaaacaaatgcTCTTTCTTACTCACCCTGCCTCATTTCAGGTGTGGTGGCTGAAAATTCCACTAGATGGCTCTGCTATAGGCAAAGAGATGTTGAAGACCCAATTGTAGGAACAGGAAGATTTGAACAGATTCCTATTCAATGATTTTaaagaatgacttttaaaattgcaTCGAATATTGCTATtatgaggtttttaaaaaattgtgggagtgtgagtgtgtgtgtgtgtgtgtgtgtgtgtgtgtgtgtgtgagagagagagagagagagagagagagagagagagagagagagagagagagaggagagttgtATATGGCAGAGGACAGCTTTAGGGATGTTAGTTCTCTATTGCACCATGATGTATTCCAGAGATCCAACTCAGATCAGGCTCAgtggtgcctttacctgctgagccatcttctagtCCTGTTGTGAATttgtctaattttaatttttaaaagactgaaacagtatttttgcttgttttttgttttttcgagacagggcttttctgtgtagccctggctgtcctggaattcacactgtagaccaggctggccttgaacttagagatgaacctgcctctgcctcctacactgggactaaaggcatgtgctaccacctcctggctctgaaattgtattttaaataaccatttatctatctatctctctatctattgtgtttgtgtgtgtgtgtgtgtgtgtgtgtgtgcgcacgcacacatgccTATGGCaaatgcatggaggtcagagaataactggttgtcaggcttgacaaCAAGCTCCCttcccgctgaaccatctcaccagccctctgttGTGACTTACTGTTGAAACTAGGTGATGACTGTCAGGAAGACACATTTACTACATCTTCCTTCTATGTAACTTTGGCATCTTCTATAATAAAACGTTCCCCCTTATAAGAGTTTGAAACTTACCATAatgatgtgggtttttttttccccctttgagtaACTGGTTGCCTACATATGATAGGCTGGGTGTTGCTAATGTTCActctgcagctgcagcagcacaGGAGTCCTTGGGAATGGCTCAAGCTCAAAAATGGATTGCAGGCTCCTGAGAGGTCGGCTGGGTTTAAGTCAGAGCTCATCTGTCTTGGTGTGTCAAGCTCATCCTCTCTTAGTGTGCCTTGGCTTGGTATTGTAAGCCCCAGATAAGGCCTTCTAATTTTCTCCCAGAACAGCAGTTTTCAATACGTGGatcttgacccctttgggggtcaaacaaccctttcataggAGTCTTACAACAgttatcctgcatatcagatatttgtatcacgattcataaccatagcaaaactacagttttGAAATAGTAacggaaataattttatggttgggggggttcaccacaacataaactgtattgaagggttaTAGCATTTtgcaaggttgagaaccactggcctagaaaATCAATGTTAGCCCAAGTTAGCTTGTAAACATACGTCGTGTGCCCACGTTTTCTCTAAAAGATGCTCTACCCTTCCTTTCTAGCTTAGTTGCAGTACAAAAGAATGTTCTACAGTGTTGAGAGTGAAAGCAACCCAGATTCCTGAAACTTCATGAGGTGTGTTGTACCAGGAGTCCGGTTCTTCCACAGCAAGGTAGACACGGTTAGGTTAGTAAGGTTTCCCTACTCCCATCTGGGTATTGTTGGAAATGTATTCTTGGTAGTCAGAAGTCCAAAGTACTAGCCCCACCTATGATGAGAGGAAGATTGGGTTTAACTCTTCCCTGCCTGTGGACCTCCTTGCTAACTTTCTCATGCTCTGCACCCTTTAACTGGACTGAGGAGGTTTACATAATAACACCTATTTATTTCGTATCTGTTACTGAAAGAGGATTTCTATGGGTCCCTCCCTCCTACACTGATTTCCCaatctctctccagcctgtcctCTCTGGTTCTAGCTGATGCCTTGGCTTTCTGTCTTTCAGGTCGCAGGCATCCTCAGGGGCATGTCTGCATAGTCCTTCCCGGATAGAAGCTGTGTGATGTACGGTGCTTGAGTTTGTGCAAACAAGTCAGACTCTTCTGTAAAGTAAGCTCAGCTCTCGGGCCTAGGATGGAGGAGTCGGCACCGGTGGAAAGccagagccagctccccagcccccaccatgGCTCACTGAGGAGGGCAGTGGCCGCTGTCCTGGCCCTGGATGGGGAATCCACATTGGGccgcaggaagaagaggaggaaagactcTCGCCCAGAATCCATCATCATCTACCGGTCAGATAATGAGAAGACAGATGAGGAGCCTGAAGAATCTGAAGGTGGAGATCGGCctaaggaggaagagggggaggactTCCTGGACTATCCTGGAGATGATGGTGAGTCTTTTGGGAGCCCCTTGTTCAAAGTCATAGGAAGAAAACCAAAGCGGGGTCCGCCCTTCAGTGGGCACCTGCTTTCTGGCCTTTTCTTTCTGATAATGCATATCTTGAGGGGTTGCTGTGTTCACTCATTAAACTGACAGTAGTTACTTAGAGCCTGCAGTGCTCTAGTCTAGATGGGATGGGATCTCTACTCTTTTACAACTGCTGGTGTCAGAGAGTGGTTTTATAGGCTCATTACATTAACATAAATAAAGAACAACAGTCGTCACCTTTCATAATAATTATGAACATGCAGCCAGGTGAGGTAGAttacacctacaatcccagcacttgggaaactgaggcaggaggatcatgaattggatgccatccttggctatacagtgagaccatgtctcaacaaacaaaacaaaacaaaacaaaacaaaatgtaaaaccaaaaaataaaaaaagaaaagaaaaagaaaatcaggaaactGTTTTAAGTTTTGAAATCAGTGAGATACAATATTCCTTCACATTTGGGAATGTCAAGATTTGTGTGAAATATGATAGTATTATTATGTGGAACTAGATGATGCTCTCATACTCCTCAGGCACCGATTAAAGTCATATCAACCACACTCTAAGGAACTGGTCAATATTTATGAAGAGCCACAGTATACATACCACGTGTCACAGAAATTCTTAGGATCTCCACCATGAAATTTATATCTGTGTCCTCCACGTTTAAGAATATTTGctgcgctgggcagtggtggcgcacgcctttaatcccagcacttgggaggcagaggcaggcggatttctgagttcgaggccagcctggtctacagactgagttccaggacagccagggctatacagagaaaccctgtctcgaaaacaaaaaacaaaaacaaaaacaaaatgaaacaaaaagaatacttgctgttggggctagagagatggctcagcggttaagagcattcactgcttttccagaggtcctgagttcaattcccagcaatcacatggtggctcacaaccatctgtaatgggatccgatgctctcttctggtgtgtctgaagacagcaacagtgtactcatataaataaataaatcttaaaaaaaaaaataataatatttgctGCTATTAGGGAGCCTGTGGGTTATCTGTGTTAAGAACTGCCGTGCAATACTAGATAGGCCTATTCATGTAGAAGGATAGATGTTATGACTCATGCTCAGAGTAGACAACACAAGCAGTCTCTCTGTGCTCATCACTGAGCTTTTAGTCTGGGAAGACGAACAGTGAATATGACCTCAGGTGGTAACATTCATTCCAAAGACAACGAAACCTATAACAGTGGGGAGATGACCATTGGCAGAGGGTGGCGGGGATGGATTATGTGCCATAGAAAACCTCTCCAAAGAAGTGGCATTTGAACTCATCCAAGGAACACGAAGAAACCAGGTAAGAAAGCAGAGGGGTTTTGTgcgttttgttttaaaaacagcaagGGTCTTAGGGTAAGAACAACATTGGTCTATTGATGGTGAAAGGTGTTCCTGTTAGTGTGTGGATAGAACCAAGGGAGGAGGTGAAAGGTTAGCAAGAAAGCCTGGCGCATCTTTCAAGGGCACAGTGGAGGGCTGGGAACTTGTTTCTGAGCCAGTGGAAGTCAAGGGAGACTTTCAAGCAGAgcagtcttatttttttaaactattttaattaaatacacacacacacacacatatgtgtgtgtgtgtgtgtgtgtgtgtgtgtgtgtgtgtgtcttagggcttccattgctgtgaagagataccacaaTCAAGACAACTCTATAAAggacagtatttaattggggctggcttacatttccagagatttagtccatattgtcatggcaggaaacatggcaccGTCCtggcagacatagtgctagaaGAGCCAAGacttctacattttgatctgaaggcagccgaGAGGAGACTGACTTCTGTAGGCAATcaggaggagactggaattcCATACTGGGTGGACCTCAGAgctcaccctcacagtgacatacctactcctacaaggccatacctactcctacaaggccatacttcctaatagtgccattccctgggtgCCAAGCAGGAGTCTATGGGGCCAAACCTACTCAAAACCATcacggtgtgtgtatgtgtgtgtgtatgtgtgtgtatagatgtgtataGTGACTGGATATTTATAGCTTAGACTTAACAGTTAGGTTGTCTATAGACATGAGACAACATGTTCCCTATCTCAGATAAACCCGGAACTAGGTGTGAGAAGAGAGGgggtatacacatatatacatacacacattttatgcACAGGTCAATACTCATAAATAATGCCTTTATAACAGGATCATGATAAAGTGGTGAAGCCGTTCCTCACCAGTCCCCCTGTTACAGAGACTGTGTCAAGGCTGTGGTCcagaaaaatgtagaaacaatAGGAAGGACATGCTAATCTTGCTCACAGTTTTCTCAGGACCCCGCACTGTGGAGCCAGCAGTCAGCAGAGACTGTCTTCCACCGCCTCAGGACGGCACTAAGATGAACTGTGGATTCCCCAGTTCTTGATGCTCATCTCCTTTGTATGCTGCAGGTGTGTGGAACATGCCTCGGGACAGCCGCTATGTCACACTAACCGGGACCATCACTCGAGGGAAGAAAAAGGGTCAGATGGTGGATATCCACGTCACTCTGACAGAGAAGGAGCTGCAGGAGCTGACCAAACCCAAGGAGCTGTCAAGGGAAGCGGCACCAGAGGAGAGAAGGGCCTGCCAGGTGAGGGCAGACCAGGGGCCACATGTGGTCCTCTGGACGCTGGTCTGCCTGCCTGTGGTCTTTGTCCTCTCTTTTGTTGTGTCTTTCTACTATGGCACCATCACCTGGTACAACATCTTTCTTGTGTACAATGAAGAGAGGACCTTCTGGCATAAGATCTCCTGCTGCCCGTGCCTCATTCTCTTCTACCCAGTGCTCATCATGGCCATGGCCTCTTTGCTGGGGCTCTATGCCGCTGTGGTCCAGCTCTCATGGTCCTGGGCAGCATGGTGGCGAGCTGCCTGTGACATGGAAAAAGGCTTCTGTGGCTGGCTCTGCAGCAAGCTGGGTCTGGAGGACTGTTCTCCCTACAGCATTGTGGAACTGCTGGAGTCTGATAATATCTCGGGCAATCTCTCCAACAAGGACCCCATCCAGGAGGTAGAAACCTCTACCGTCTAGACCTCCAATGACTTCCTTCCCAGGCCCTCGTCTATAGTCACTCAACGGAATCTAGCAGTTCTTTCCTTACACTATCTAATCCCCTCTACAGTCCTGGGACATCCTAGCTCACACTGGTGTATCTCATCATCTTCATTAGTCCAAGATGATGGAAAACAGAAACTCGACTTGTGCCAAAGCGGTGCATCTGAAACACAAATGCTTCTTGACTCTTTGCCCTAAAATGATTGCTTATGTGTGATATGAAGATACATCGTAAATTCCTTCAGGGCCCCAAAGGTGTTATTGGTCTCTGTGACCCAGGGGAGTATGTGCCTAAATGTGACAGAAAGGATAAAGAGGCTCAGGGCTGACCAAATCCACAAAGAAAGTAGATGGGGATGGAGAAGCACATTTAGAGAGTTTGGCTACTAATCGAAAGACTGTGCATCACTGTATTTAGATAGAACTGCACATAACTAAAGCCACAGACATCGGTGAGCTAAACAAGAGAGAAATGTACTTCCTTCTTACACAGATGTCGGGAGGCAGACCATCCCAAGATCCTATGAAGTTTTCTGGGGTTTACTGGATGGGGGAATGTAGTCCTCGGTGCTCCTCAGTTTCTAAATGTTGACTACAACTCTGTCATAGTAATGGAGATGGAAAGGGGAGCATACTCCTGTTTAAGGAGGCTTTAAAAGTCCTCCTCCTCAGTATTTATTATATCTCATTGGCCACACTATAGTCACATGACCTCACAATCAAAGGATGCTGGGGAATGTAGTCTTTCACCTGGTTAACTCTATTCTTAGATGAAAACTGGGGTTATGTGAATTTGAGAAAAGAGGGATAGTGGCTATTGGGAAGTCGAGTATGAATCGACATTTTAGGGCAGTTATTTAGATATATCCAGAATCCCAGATTACAAAtgcagctttatttatttatttgtttattcatataGTTATTTTGTCTCTAGTCTTACATGGAGAGTTTATACATAGATCTGATTACATACACTATGCATATGCCTTAGATAGTAGTATCTCGTGTACTCGGCAGGTTTTGTCGAGTGGTttcagggttctttggaaagacCCTGTTCTTTTGGAAAGATAGGAGCATATAGTCACAGAACCACAGCACAATTCTTCCTGGAAAGGAAGGGGAACAGGGATTAACAATATTTAATCtataaagatggagaagagagagtgAGTACATCTTCTGAATGCTAACCCAGCAGGGATCAGTAGctcaaaatacaaaccacagTTAGCCTGTGGTTTCACCAAACCCAGGAGCCTTATTCACTCAGACCTTTATATCATGGAGCTTCTCTGACAGCGTTAGGAGCAATGTAACCGGAGAAATAACAACTTCGTTCTTAAGAGTATCCTGATTTCAAAATGCTGAGTCCTAAAAGGTAAGCGAGTTTTGGGGTTTGGATTCTTAAAACAAGTGatgatcattattttattttatttttattttcttggtatgTATATCTCAGAAAGAAGTGCTCTGAAGCACTCAACGAACCAGAGGGGTTAATCAAACTCTCCCAAAGCCAGCCGGggacatttatttaatgtatggtGCTGAACTCCACTTTcagagaattaaaaagaaaatcctgttGTTAGTgtgatcaaaaagaaaagaaaacatgtcaaGTATTTTTAAGGATAACTGTGGTGCTTTCTGGTGCATTTCCAGAGATAtgaataatataaatgaaaataaagacaataaactCTGATTagcatttatgtattttattttgggggctCTCAAAAATAGCTCTGAATGctataattttcagaaaaaaaaaaaaaggtgagtcTGTTGGCAGTCCTGTGGATgtgaatctttaaaaatctttgaagGATGTGAGTGttgctgcatgtatgtaagtgtaccacatgcatggctGTGTCTGAGGAAGTCAGGAGGGATTACagcccccggaactggagttgcaggtggttgtgagctgctatgcaggtgctgggaaccagacccagGCTCTCTTGGAGATGCCtgtaattgctgaaccatctttccacaTCCTTCTTTGAGAGCTTTATTCTCCCACCCTGGAATGCCAACCCAGGGCATTAGTTTAGAGTATTGAAAAGATTAATGGGCAACataaaatttctttcctttacctcaatttacttacttacttgagGCTTATTGAAACATGGACtttaaaagataatatttgaTAAAAGCTGAaggtggggctggcgagatggctcagcgggtaagcgcactgactgctcttctgaaggtcctgagttcaaatcccagcaaccacatggtggctcacaaccacccataatgagatctgacaccctcttctgctgtgtctgaagtcagctacagtgtacttatgtataataataaaaataaatctttaaaaaaaaaaagctgaaggtGGCATCATAGCAATACAGTCGTGGTTAGGATTTTAATGATGTTACCAAACTGTTTATACACTGTTACTGCTGTCTGCCCCGAGCAGAAGGTTGCCATCTTTGTTCTAATGCTCCCATAGTGATCTCTTAGGTAGTGAAGCGGCCCTAGCTGGCCTGAGAGTGACAAACacggctctggcaggccttgctctttccccattccctcttcctTTGTAAAAACCACTAGACAACATCCCTAAAGCTAGTCACCAACATCCATTTCCTTATTTGACCACTTCCTCCTCTTGAAACTGGCTACCAAAGTCCAACAGaacccatgacagaccaaagtatggataccagCAAAGTCCAACTTAGTGAACCAATTAGTTTTATTGGGgctacttacaggaatatgggtaagaggtcacttacaggagcagaaatgacaggAGCAGAGATGGAGCTGCCTCACCAAAGTCCACCTCAGCATGGCTAACAGCTCACAAAGCAGGGAAACCGAggaacacactgcacagcctgcagacgGTTCAGCAGGCTGGAGTGTCCTTTCCAAGTTGctcagttggtgtgctcttcttgCAGGCAGCTTGCTTTCTCTGAGCATGGCCCTCAGTAATCTTTATTGTTTACTTTTGGGAgtgaggggcctagtgaatctagtcagtttcagggacttcctgaagctattttgagttatttactTTCTGTCTTAAGGGACTTCTCTGCTGGATGGATCTCAAAGGAAACTGCTACTTAACACACTTAGGAGTGATACCAACTTTAACTATTCCAgcaatttaatttacattttgaagTAATTTTTGTCTTCTACTTTATTCATCATCCTGAGGGAAACACATGGCTCACAAAATTCAGTAGGATAggtgttactttttaaaacaactcTTATTTGTTGCAGGTTTGGGGTCATTCAGAGATTCATCAGTATGACTCAAGTTTTGGTTTTAGTAAATTAGAGGCGTTTTACTAAAAAGAGACTGGTCAGGACCAGCCCAGAGAGAGTTCTCTAGGTAAGGCCCCAGCTATTGTTAGCCAAAGGATTATGAAGGCAAACCCCACAAAGTTACTGTAAGGGAAAGTATCTGCTTAGGACCCCAAATGTTGGGGTCCAAAaacccctggcatctcagtctccatcttgtccctgggccatcatctattaactaacactcttgtctattcc is part of the Mastomys coucha isolate ucsf_1 unplaced genomic scaffold, UCSF_Mcou_1 pScaffold14, whole genome shotgun sequence genome and harbors:
- the Tmem169 gene encoding transmembrane protein 169, producing MEESAPVESQSQLPSPHHGSLRRAVAAVLALDGESTLGRRKKRRKDSRPESIIIYRSDNEKTDEEPEESEGGDRPKEEEGEDFLDYPGDDGVWNMPRDSRYVTLTGTITRGKKKGQMVDIHVTLTEKELQELTKPKELSREAAPEERRACQVRADQGPHVVLWTLVCLPVVFVLSFVVSFYYGTITWYNIFLVYNEERTFWHKISCCPCLILFYPVLIMAMASLLGLYAAVVQLSWSWAAWWRAACDMEKGFCGWLCSKLGLEDCSPYSIVELLESDNISGNLSNKDPIQEVETSTV